The following proteins are co-located in the Salvelinus sp. IW2-2015 linkage group LG36, ASM291031v2, whole genome shotgun sequence genome:
- the mettl8 gene encoding tRNA N(3)-methylcytidine methyltransferase METTL8, mitochondrial, producing the protein MRGLRRLSLASVAMVWGRVPCRLNSRGGQPPAPLGARILTNPEDVFQHNMWDHVKWSEEEKEKARQKADDNSSLRIPLEEQGKYDIDACKYWDSFYEMHQDKFFKDRKWLFLEFPELLPLGLESSATEERPCGLRAPCPEPGVSGREKEMGQQXQHAPSHQHIDPLTSDCQQSCNQDGRDTAGAARQTSSFPGEHATFRILEVGCGAGNSVYPIVSSIKDTGAFLYCCDFSPRAVQLVKDHPDYDQSVCHAFVQDVCDEVGSFPFPPLSLDVILLVFVLSSIHPERVQGVVTRLSQFLKPGGILLFRDYGRYDLSQLRFKKGRCLSENFYSRGDGTCVYFFTKDEVHSLFSNAGLEEIQNLEDRRLQVNRGKKVVMRRVWMQSKFKKPQPLAPPL; encoded by the exons ATGAGAGGATTACGACGCCTCTCCCTAGCCTCAGTGGCTATGGTTTGGGGCAGGGTTCCCTGCAGACTAAACAGCAGAGGGGGACAACCCCCCGCTCCTTTGGGAGCGAGGATTCTGACCAACCCTGAGGACGTCTTCCAGCATAACATGTG GGACCATGTGAAATGGtctgaggaagagaaagaaaaagccaGACAAAAGGCAGACGATAATTCTAGCTTACGCATTCCATTGGAAGAGCAAG GCAAATATGACATAGACGCCTGTAAATACTGGGATAGCTTTTATGAGATGCACCAGGACAAGTTCTTTAAAGATCGCAAGTGGCTGTTCTTGGAGTTCCCAGAGCTTCTTCCTTTGGGGCTAGAGAGCAGTGCTACTGAGGAGAGACCGTGTGGGCTGCGTGCCCCATGCCCAGAGCCTGGTGTGTCCggcagggagaaagagatgggCCAGCAGYGGCAACATGCACCCAGTCATCAGCACATAGATCCACTGACTAGTGATTGCCAGCAGTCCTGTAATCAAGATGGGAGAGACACTGCAGGGGCTGCCAGGCAGACMAGCTCTTTCCCAGGCGAACATGCAACTTTCAGGATCTTAGAG GTTGGATGTGGKGCTGGTAACAGTGTGTATCCTATTGTCAGCTCTATTAA AGACACAGGGGCATTCTTATACTGCTGTGACTTTTCCCCTCGTGCTGTCCAGCTGGTCAAG GACCACCCAGACTATGACCAGTCTGTGTGTCACGCCTTTGTTCAGGACGTCTGTGACGAGGTGGGCTCCTTTCCGTTCCCTCCACTGAGCCTGGATGTTATTCTGCTGGTCTTCGTRCTGTCCTCCATTCACCCCGAGCG AGTCCAAGGAGTTGTGACCCGGTTGTCTCAATTCCTGAAACCCGGAGGGATACTACTCTTCCGGGATTATGGCAGATATGACCTATCACAACTACGGTTTAAAAAAG GTCGATGCTTGTCAGAGAATTTCTACTCAAGGGGAGATGGAACTTGTGTTTATTTCTTCACAAAAG ATGAAGTTCACAGTTTATTTTCCAATGCTGGTTTGGAAGAAATTCAGAATCTGGAGGATAGGCGACTACAGGTGAACAGAGGGAAGAAAGTTGTAATGCGCAGAGTGTGGATGCAAAGCAAGTTTAAAAAACCTCAACCACTAGCACCACCATTGTAG